TCAGTCcatgttacttaacctttcttGCAAGGTTATTATGGAAGACAAGGATGTCATGATTTCCACTCGGACAACCTCCCAGGCACAGTCACTGTACTGCTTCTTTTCCAAGTAGCGAAAAAGGAACTCCAAGTACCTCACAGCCAGTGTAGGTCCCTGGGATGGCAAGGCAgttcctccctctcccatctcctGCAGCAAACAGGGCTCCAGGTCTTCCAGCTGCTGATAGAGTCCCATGCGCAGCTGGTTCAGGAGGGTGGTGTTCCAGGCAGCAGAGGCGTGCTCTGTGAGCAAGAGGTCGGAGACGTCCTGGAGCATCCCGTGGAGGACAGAGACGGCTTGGGCCTCCTGGACCTGGCTGCCATTTACCATTTTGCGGGGGAATCTGAAGTCTTTTTTGTCCTTCAGACAGGACAAAGTGGAGATTCTCTGCATTTGCCTCAAAAGCGCCAAGTTCTCCTTGCTGAGCAGGATGTGGTTCTGAGGTAGGTCACAGCCCAGAGCTCCACTGGGGCCACAGCTGAACACCACCAGGACAGTGAGCAGAGACAGCGGGAGGGCCATGGGATcaggaggggctgctggcctTGCTGAACTGGACGTCTGATGAACAACCTTGGACCCTAGTTAGCCTATGACCTTCTCTCTAAGCATGGCCATTAAATAGGGAGACaccataattttcattttctaaacatttctttatacttttacttcctttttttgttttctttcatgagCTCTCCATGTGGGCTAAGAAGATGTCATCAATCTGCAAGGttaattttgtggttttaattttccctCCTAACTTGAGGTgtgttgccctgaccagtgtggctcagttggttgggtgtcgttcCACAGAAGGAgcggttgccagttctattctggtcaggacacactcCTAAGTTGAGGGTTTAGTTCTGCCCAGACACACAGGAGAGGCAAACAACTGATGTGTCCCTCTTGCTtcgatttttctctctctttctcccacccttccactGTCCCTAAAATataataagtgaataaaacattccataaaatttaaaaaaaggaaaccttgAGATGTGTCAAGTCAAACGGATACTTATCAGTCTAATGACAAACCTCACTGTCCTAAACTCAGAAGTGTATCTAGGTGTGTAAATGCACATGCACATTCAGACATATTTTAATACATGAATATTGCTCTTCTCTGTATTACAGGCAAAATTTGGCCTggaatctgggaagcacttttgcCCTCCTTACTTCACATAGGCAGCCAGGCTCCCTCTGCCCTGCGTGTCTGTGTTTTTGTGAGGTACTCACCAGGCCATGTCTGGCAAATGAGCTCTTTAGAACCAAggacaggtttttttttacactttcatTCACAGCAAAGGCTGAGGTTTTAAGGGAATGAGTTCCTGGGGTGTTTCCCTACCTTTCAGACACATTCATGCAGGAATTGTATAGACGTGCCATTTCTTGCCAACATCTTGAAACTGGTTGTCAGTGTTCCCCGGGCTGTGCCCATACCCCCAGCAGGAATCCTGGTCCTTTTCTGGTGCGTGTTGGTGGGCAGTGCCCCCACATCCTGGCAACCGAGTTTTCCGAAGCACCACCTCATTCTGGAGGGAGATATTGGCTCTAGGCAGCTTTTACCTCTGGAATGACACAGTGCTCTCAACCCCAAATCTCCTGGACTCCCTCCCTGAGGGCAGGCTGACCACATCTTGGGGTCTTTAGAACTCCCCTGCTGTGGAGGGGCTTGAGTCTTGCCCTTCCCCTTGGAGTGTCTGTGTGAAGGACCCTGGTGCTCACTGGTGACCTCCTGTTCCCCTGAGCCATGACCCAGGTGTCGGTGGTGTCCACAGCCCTCAAGCTGATAGCCAAGTTTACTTTGTCTAAGTAGGTGGATGAGTTAGTGAGCCAGTTGCAATCATTTAACTGTCAGTAGATGAATACTTTTTATGTTGTAGGTACaacttctctccttcactttttacTTAATGATTGAACACTTGTTATGCTTAAAACCTCTGAGCTGGGCACAGGAGATCCAATGAAGATGTCTCTCCATCAAAACTCATAGTGCAGACACTGCTGAACTTCAGTTGTCCGTTCAGTCTGCATTTTTCTATTGGGCTTCTTTGTTTGCCCAGCTCTGTCTCATGCCCAGAATGCAGGGCAGTGGGCTCAGGCTGCtgtgtcagagagaaacatccttcTTACCTGTTCCATTACCTGCTCATGACACCTCACTGTAAATTTCATTGACAACATAGTTATTACCTGTTGGTTTACTGGGCAGAGTGTGTCTTGCTCCTCTGACATTACTTTGCACTTCATCCTGAGGTTGATACAaacaaagggaggaaaaagaaaggcagtggGGCTTCAccatgtttctctctatttttgaAGACTTCAGATGTTTTATTTCCCATTCCAGCTTTCCCAGGAAGCAAAATTCACAGTTTTTTgcaggcaaaaataaaacaaatggattTCTGAATGTCATAAAAGTGAAAGAAGGGAAGTGACCTTCCTGCTGACAAAATGACACCATGTACGCTGGCAAAATTCAGGGTAGTTACTTTGGCACACTTCTCTATGGGAGGgtgtgggcgggggggcggggtgaagGATGAAAGCCAGAATGAATTACACAAAATCAGAAGTGGGCTGTTTCTGCCAGAGAGAGGCTCAAGGAGGAGGAACCCCTGTGTCAATGACTAGCCTTCAGCTTTGCAAGAGCAGCCACTTCATTTTCCTCTTATTTAATCCACCTGTGATCAGTCTGAGGCGAGGAGGGAAGAGTGACAACAACCGACTGTGAAGAGACTGGCAACCCCCACCCACACTGCTGGGCCAGGAGGCTCTCTGGCAACGTTGTGGGTACTGCCTCGTGCCTGAGCTCTCTCCCTAGTTCACCAATCCATTCAGGCAAAGAAAAGATCACCTTGGAAAAACTACAATTAAGAGTAAGGGCAATGGATGATCCTGAAAGATTCTGCCCTTAATCTAGGCAGCAAAAGCCatgatgatattttaaatgatggcaCCAACATTTATTGCATGCTAAGCATAAAGCAGCCGTTTGTTCTAAGGCGTCTGAAATTCTTAACTCGGCCATCTCAACAGCCCTGTTTGGATTACAGAGGTTTATGCCACTGTTTGGTGAGCAGTACAAATGGGGAGGGGTGAGCTATGCTGAAGGTACCAAAGGTCCCAGGTCAAAACCTAAGGACCTTGAGATAAGAACTTGTCTGGAAGGACCTGTTACAGGAAGCCAAGCAGAGAAATGGACATGGGCCTTATGAACCAGGGGAAGGCATGGCATACAGTGACAGAGCAGCTAGGATGAGATGCTAAAGGATTCCAAGTTCCACTTCAGATGCCAAAGGATTGCTGCCTATTGTATACAACAGGGGTGTGGTGTGAGTCCATTCAACTGACTGATTTTAAATCCCAAGGAAAAGTACACAAAACAACACTTAAGTAGTTTTAAGGGAGGAGATTTTTCTGCCAAGTGAACCAAGTTTACAGCCGGCACTGGAGTCACCCTCATCCCTTCCAATACTCAGGAGGCTGCTGTGCTCTCAGTGTCACCTGTGCTGGGGTGTCACACTGCTGTGACCTCATCTCTGAGGGAGAAGTCCGTACACTAATGGCCACTTCGATCCTCTCGCCCTCTGAATGGGAGTGACCTGGAGACACATTGACTCAGAGCTGGCCTTTCCCATTGTTCCCCctcctgagcacctgcctgtggcAGCCCACACTTTCAGTGTCTCCCTTCTTCCAagttctcctgctgctgctgactTTCAACTCCTTCCTGTTTCTAGAGGTGCTCTGTGGGCTTTTGCCGGTGGGCAGGGGGATTGtggttgttgttgctgctgtttttgaGCAAAGCTGAGTCTTGAAGGGAGGCAGCCGCCTCCCAGTGGAATCAGATGTGAAACTGCCCAACAGAGGCTGGGATGAGCTTCTGGATTCTTTCCCAAGTCCCATGTGCACCAGGCTCCCCGACTTTACTGAGTTTCCCTGGGAGACTGGGCATGAGGGAGTGTTGACAGCTGCGGCCCAGGAATCACAGGCAGAGGCTGGACCACGTTCACATTCCCCACTGATCTGCGGAggacctctgcctcctccagctgGTACTGTGCAGTGACCCCTCACAGGTGGTCCCTGGGCACCAGCATCCCTGCTCACAACTGGGCTGTAAAGGCCAGCTCCAC
This sequence is a window from Phyllostomus discolor isolate MPI-MPIP mPhyDis1 chromosome 3, mPhyDis1.pri.v3, whole genome shotgun sequence. Protein-coding genes within it:
- the LOC114509253 gene encoding interferon omega-2-like: MALPLSLLTVLVVFSCGPSGALGCDLPQNHILLSKENLALLRQMQRISTLSCLKDKKDFRFPRKMVNGSQVQEAQAVSVLHGMLQDVSDLLLTEHASAAWNTTLLNQLRMGLYQQLEDLEPCLLQEMGEGGTALPSQGPTLAVRYLEFLFRYLEKKQYSDCAWEVVRVEIMTSLSSIITLQERLSNMD